A window from Candidatus Arthromitus sp. SFB-rat-Yit encodes these proteins:
- a CDS encoding DUF4214 domain-containing protein, with translation MYKKLLTLILSLSISVCGTVTAFAISSQTTKDTADTTSKIIVPKYDITINGGIGDEVIEFDPIVNVSASVVDKTTSSAIVDIYTNSTDSFTLDLYRDYDDVKIYSYNESSMGSREFRLSGLTPETDYTYKIFDESDRLVYSGTFRTLPLSSSSSSSSSNSSISVSVVDRTTDSANIEVRTNVNDSLRLYLYRDYYNGTYVGNYSEDSWLSGRFRLINLNQNTDYYYEIVSESDNRSLYRGSFRTLSNSYSPNYSINVSVLDRTYNSANIEVRTNLNDSLRLYLYRDYYNGTYIGNYAEDAWRSRKFRLTNLNPNTDYYYEIINESNKSSLYRGSFRTLTSSSSSSGSSNNNSSISSNIYEIKEADINRATIKDTTAIIPVSNTSLVSSMNEGRNFSTSINDVTVTYRNGNIELVGLIPGRHYGNLTISYTDKSGTSRRVTVASFTTKSSESKVRQFIIDVYKYSLNRQPDEKGFSYWENQLIKKVISPENFIMNLLSEKEFSILNTTTSAKIDALYKVIVNRNSDAVGLKYWTDKFEDLKRSNQSDSSALTSIANEMISESEFQARLKDLGI, from the coding sequence ATGTATAAAAAATTACTTACCTTGATTTTATCATTGTCTATTTCAGTATGTGGGACTGTTACAGCTTTTGCTATATCATCTCAAACTACAAAGGATACAGCAGATACAACATCGAAAATTATAGTTCCAAAGTATGACATAACTATTAACGGCGGAATAGGAGATGAAGTTATTGAGTTTGATCCTATTGTAAATGTAAGTGCATCAGTTGTAGACAAGACTACTAGTTCAGCTATTGTGGATATATATACTAATTCCACTGATTCGTTTACTTTAGATTTATACAGAGATTATGATGATGTTAAAATTTATAGTTATAATGAATCTTCAATGGGATCAAGAGAGTTTAGATTATCGGGTCTTACTCCAGAAACAGATTATACTTATAAAATATTTGATGAATCAGATCGACTTGTATATAGTGGAACATTTAGAACGTTACCTTTATCATCATCATCTTCTTCATCTTCATCAAATTCCAGTATAAGTGTGTCAGTTGTAGATAGGACTACTGATTCAGCCAATATAGAAGTACGTACAAATGTTAATGATTCATTAAGATTGTATTTGTATAGAGATTATTATAATGGTACTTATGTTGGTAATTATAGTGAAGACTCATGGCTTTCAGGAAGATTTAGATTAATAAATCTTAACCAAAATACGGATTATTATTATGAAATAGTTAGTGAATCAGATAACAGATCTTTATATAGAGGATCATTTAGAACATTATCTAATTCATATTCGCCAAATTATAGTATAAATGTGTCAGTTTTAGATAGAACGTATAATTCAGCTAATATAGAAGTGCGTACGAATCTTAATGATTCATTAAGATTGTATTTGTATAGAGATTATTATAATGGTACATATATTGGTAATTATGCTGAAGATGCATGGCGTTCAAGAAAGTTTAGATTAACAAATCTTAACCCAAATACTGACTATTATTATGAAATAATTAATGAATCAAATAAAAGCTCTTTATATAGAGGATCATTTAGAACATTAACTTCATCATCATCGTCTAGTGGAAGTTCAAATAACAATAGTTCAATTTCATCAAACATTTATGAAATTAAGGAAGCTGATATAAACAGAGCAACAATAAAAGATACTACAGCAATTATACCAGTTTCAAATACAAGTTTGGTTAGCAGTATGAATGAGGGTAGAAATTTTTCTACTAGTATTAATGATGTTACTGTAACATATAGAAATGGAAATATAGAGTTAGTAGGATTAATTCCTGGAAGACATTATGGAAATTTAACTATATCTTACACTGATAAGAGTGGAACTAGTAGAAGAGTAACGGTTGCATCATTTACAACTAAATCTAGCGAATCTAAAGTAAGACAATTTATAATTGATGTTTACAAATATTCTTTAAATAGACAACCTGATGAAAAAGGATTTTCTTATTGGGAAAACCAATTAATAAAAAAAGTTATATCACCTGAGAATTTTATTATGAATTTATTATCAGAGAAAGAATTTTCAATTTTAAATACTACAACTAGTGCAAAAATAGACGCTTTATATAAAGTAATAGTTAATAGAAATTCTGACGCTGTAGGTTTAAAATATTGGACAGATAAATTTGAAGATCTTAAGAGAAGTAATCAGTCTGATTCATCAGCTTTAACGTCAATAGCTAATGAAATGATTAGTGAATCAGAATTCCAAGCTAGACTTAAAGATTTAGGTATTTAA
- a CDS encoding DUF4214 domain-containing protein has protein sequence MYKKLSALLSSFPILVCGVSATSASASQVMVVQNVNMISHRNSISFTGNVDPKFSDGDLRVLALDENNNKVYESEKLTLNRRGQFATEIKNLDQSKNYNLYVSCSYGEGSSKNTIFSPSIEASTLKIKTQVEFEGTDNVKIKILENNLPNEYYPLYLVLKLDGKVFKTAELPKRDNLVLNLTGLRENLNYTYDIVTKSENIEKVVDNGMFKTLQSDKNENQGSSNSKILYYTLTSDDINNSNIEDIKIDLNLNDDIKKFAIGVTDFKSNIEGLDIKFLNGKLTVSNLVPSKKYSDLKIYFDSKDGNRIVLNVAPFKTLQETSDINNFVRSVYFNSLNRNPDEKGFKFWIDSLSSGKVSFENFVINLLSEEEFLTLRSTTESKIEGLYKVIVNRESDNEGLRYWVSKYDTIVSKGCSNEFALRVVAETMVNENEFKNIVKNLKGSLKKIA, from the coding sequence ATGTATAAAAAATTGTCTGCTTTACTTTCATCATTTCCTATCTTAGTATGTGGGGTATCTGCAACTTCTGCAAGTGCATCACAAGTAATGGTTGTTCAAAATGTAAATATGATAAGCCATAGAAACTCAATTTCATTTACTGGAAACGTTGATCCAAAATTTAGTGATGGAGATTTACGTGTTTTGGCTTTAGATGAAAACAATAATAAGGTTTATGAAAGCGAAAAATTAACTTTAAATAGAAGAGGGCAATTTGCTACAGAAATTAAAAATTTAGATCAATCAAAGAATTACAATTTATATGTTTCTTGCTCATATGGTGAAGGTAGTTCTAAGAATACAATATTTTCTCCGTCAATTGAGGCAAGTACTCTTAAGATTAAAACACAAGTTGAGTTTGAAGGAACGGACAATGTGAAAATTAAGATTTTAGAAAATAATTTGCCAAACGAATATTATCCTCTTTATTTAGTTTTGAAACTTGATGGGAAAGTATTTAAAACTGCTGAATTACCTAAGAGAGATAATTTGGTTTTAAATCTTACAGGGTTAAGAGAAAATTTAAATTATACTTATGATATCGTAACTAAAAGTGAAAATATTGAGAAAGTTGTAGATAATGGTATGTTCAAAACGCTTCAATCCGATAAAAATGAAAATCAAGGATCATCAAATTCAAAAATTTTATATTATACACTAACGAGTGATGATATAAACAATTCAAATATTGAAGATATTAAAATTGATTTAAATTTAAATGATGATATTAAAAAATTTGCAATAGGAGTAACGGATTTTAAAAGTAATATAGAAGGCTTAGATATAAAATTTTTAAATGGTAAATTGACTGTTAGTAATTTAGTTCCATCAAAGAAGTATTCAGATTTAAAAATATATTTTGATTCAAAAGATGGAAATAGGATAGTTTTAAACGTTGCACCATTTAAAACTCTTCAAGAAACAAGCGACATTAATAATTTTGTAAGATCTGTATATTTTAATTCTTTAAATAGAAATCCAGATGAAAAAGGATTTAAATTTTGGATTGATAGCTTATCTAGTGGAAAAGTTAGTTTTGAAAATTTTGTGATAAATTTATTATCTGAAGAGGAATTTTTAACATTAAGATCAACAACTGAATCAAAAATTGAGGGACTTTATAAAGTTATCGTTAACAGAGAGTCTGATAATGAGGGGTTAAGATATTGGGTTAGTAAGTATGATACGATTGTTTCCAAGGGATGCTCTAATGAATTTGCCTTAAGAGTTGTTGCTGAAACTATGGTTAATGAAAATGAATTTAAAAATATAGTTAAAAATTTAAAGGGATCATTAAAGAAAATTGCTTAA